Within Acidobacteriota bacterium, the genomic segment GGCAGATGAATTTTCAAGCGTTCAAAATCTTCGAGCGTTACATCGCGCAGCGCCTGAATGGATGGAAGATGAACCTTTAAAATTTCTACCGCCTGTTCACATTCTTTGCGTCGCGTGTTGTACTCGGATGCTGAAAGTTTATGTTTGACATTGGTATCGCAAACCACGATGGACAGACCGGGATAGGTGAGCGGTATCTGCATCATTTCGATTGAACGACAATCAATTAACAAAGCCGAATTGCGATGACCGAACACCGAAGTCAGTTGATCCATCAATCCGACATTGGCACCGACATAGAGATGTTCAGCCTGCTGCCCGGCTTTGGCAAGCGCCAGGCGATTGACCGGCAATCCGGCGAGATTTAAAAGCGCAAACCCGGTTGAAATTTCCAGCGCCGCCGATGATGAAAGCCCGCCGCCAATCGGCACTTCCGATTGAATCAATAAATCGGCACCGGATAGTTGATTACCTTCGGCTTCAAGGCTTCGCGCTACCCCTTCGACATAATTCAACCAGTTGCCCGGATGCGGCGGTTGCGGATTGTCGAGATTGAATTCACCCTGCTCATTGAAATCGAGCGAATGAACCCGCACCAATCGGTCATTGCGCGCCGCGCCTGCAACATAGGTTGAAAAGTGCAAGGCAATCGGCAATACATAGCCTTCATTGTAATCGGTATGTTCGCCGATTAAATTGACGCGACCCGGGGCGCGAAATAGTCGCGGGCTTTTACTGAAGGTGTGATGAAAAGCCTGTTGCAGTTGAGTAATATCGACCATATACGCCTCAGTCTGTGTAGCCTGCCGGATGGTTTTGTTTCCATTTCCAAGCCGATTCGATGATCAATCGTAAATCCTGAAAAGCTGGTTTCCATCCCAGTTCGCGTTTGATTTTATCGGGACTGGCAATCAATACCGCCGGGTCGCCGGCGCGCCGGTGATCGACGTGAACCAGAAAATCTTTATCGGTAACTCGCCGAGCAACTTCAATCACCTCTTTGACGCTGTAACCATCACCGCCGCAGCCGAGGTTATAAATGGCGCTATGTTCGCCGAGAATGTTCAAAGCGAGAATATGCGCTCTGGCAAGGTCAACAACATGTATGTAATCGCGCACACAGGTGCCGTCACGCGTCGGGTAATCATCACCGTAAATTTCCACTTGAGCGCGTGTGCCCTGTGCCGCCTGTAAGATGATCGGAATCAAATGGGTTTCCGGGTCGTGATGTTCACCACAATGTTCGGTAGCGCCTGCGGCATTGAAATATCGCAAGGACGCATAGCGAATTCCATAAGCCTTTTCGTACCAGTGCAGGGCTTTTTCAAATGCCAGTTTGCTTTCGCCGTAGGGGTTGGTCGGCGCAGTCGGGTCGGTTTCTTCAATCGGTTGTTTTTGGGGTTCGCCATAGGTTGCGGCAGTCGAAGAAAAGACAATTTTTTTAACGCAACACTCAACCATCGCATCAAGCAGCGCAAGCCCAACCGTGACATTGTTACGAAAATATTTTGCGGGATTTTGTACCGATTCGCCGACCAGAGAATCCGCCGCCATATGAATCACCGCTTCGACATCATTGGCGCGCAGCGTTTCGCAAAGCGTTTGACGCTCAGCCAAATCGGCATGCACAAACGTTGCCCCTTCGACAACCGCTTGCCGATGACCTTTGTAAAGGCTGTCGTAAACCACCACGTCATGACCGTCTTTGACCAACTCTTCGGTCACGACGCTGCCGATATAACCTGCTCCTCCGGTAACCAGAATTCTCATAATTGTTTCTCGTTTCGCTAAAAATTAAAGACGGTCTAAGCGTCCACCATCCACGCGCAGGGCAGCGCCTTGCACGAAATCGGCATCCGCAGATGCCAGGAATGCAATCACCGCAGCGATGTCATCGGGTTTGCCTACATCACCACTGATAATTTGTTCTTCGCCCGATTTCACATTCGGATTATTCCATAACATCGGCGTATCAACCGCGCCCGGCAGCACCGCCGTAACCCGTATGCCTTTGGGTTTGCCTTCCAATGACGCCGAACGGGTGAGCGAAAGCAAAGCCGCTTTGGCAGCCGCGTAAGGCGCAACCAGCGGGTCGGTTTCAACCGCGTGAATGCTCGACACATTAACGATTGCGCCGCCGGGTTTCATCGTTAAAAAAGCCTGTTTGATAAAAAAGAACGCGCCGAGTAAATCGACATTTAAAACTTTCAGCCAGTCTTCGAGAACCAGTTCTTCAATCGGTTTGAAGACCATCAACCCGGCGTTGTTGACGATAATATCCAATTGCCCGAAACGATTTAAGGTGTCGCGCACGGTATTTTCGACATCGTTTTGATTTGCCACATTGCACAAGCTGATCAGGATTTCCGTCGTCCCGGCATCGCGAATGATTTTTGCCGCCTTTTCTGAATGCGCTTGATTTATATCGGCAATCACAATGCGCGCGCCTTCAAGGGCGAAACGTTTTGCAGTCGCTAGTCCAATGCCGCCGCTGCCGCCTGTAATAATTGCAACTTTATCCTTGAATCGCACGTCGCTTTCAACCTCCATAGTCACTCATCCTTGGCTCCGCAGATTGCGAAATATTATGCAAACGAGCTTCCCTTTTCTGTTTTTGCGCCCACCTCTTTTTAAATTCGCTCGGCAAAACGATGGGAACCCGCAGGCAAACACTTTGCGTCGGCAAAACTTCCCGCCAGTCTCTAATCAATTGTTTATAGGCTTTGCCTACCGGACGAATGTTGCGGTCGAGATCAAAGAGACCAAGCGGATTGACCTGCCCCTGATTTTCACGCAAAGCCGAATCCCAATCGACCTGGTCGGTCAATGAGTACCAGGTGAAACCGACAACCGGAACGCCATTATTGCGAACCCGCAAAACATTTGCCCATTCCTTCCATAACCAGTTTACGGCTTCGTCGCCTGCCGCCCCCTGATTGAGATTGGTCTCCGTATGCATGACCGGCAAACGATAACGGTCATAATATTGCCTGGTGATTTCATCATAGCCGAACACTTCACCGGCGGTTCGGGTGTTGCCATCCGAGGACACTCTATGTTCATTGGATACATAATAATCGTTTCCCATAATGCAATGTTGTTTGAGACTTCTTCCGAGAAAGAAATGATATTCTTCGCGCGTCATGCCATGATCCATCAGGTATTCATACATCTCTGAATCAACCCGTCGTCCGTAATTTAAATCAAGCGACAGGAATCTTCGGGAATTCATCAGTTCCGCGAAATGAATCGCGGCAGGGTTTTCGGCATGAAAATATTCGCTCGATTCACTTTGAATAAAAATGGCATCGGGGCGAACTTTCAAGATTTCCTGCATCGCTAAAACATTGGCTTTGACGATGTGTTTCAAAGCGGTAACAAAAGCTTTGTCGGATGTCAGTTGTTCATTCCACCAACCATAAAGCGCAGAAAAGGTCGCGCAGATAAACATCTCATTGATGGGTGTGTAAAGTTGTACCCATTGAAAACGACGGGCAAAAGCCAGGCAATAGCTTGCAAACAATTCGGGAAATTCGGGATTTTGAAAATTGCCAATCCAATCCGGCACCCCGAAATGACAGAGATCGACAATCGGCACAATGTCACATCGTTTGAGAGCGGCAAAGGTTTCATCGGCAAATGACCAGTCAAACCGGTCAGCTCCAAGAAAAGTTCGATAAAGTGGCGGACCATATCGCAAAAAATGTATGCCCATCTCATCTACAAGTTCAAAATCTCTTTGCCAGTTTTGGTAATGCCCGCATTTTTCCATTTCATCCATGCGCACGCGACCTTCGTGAATCGTAGGCGTACTGTTTTCAATCCCTGTGGCAAATAGAAAAGCTGGTGTCATAGAAACCCGTATTCTTGAGATACAACGCAACTGAAAAAGTGCAAATGCAATGCCAACCACTTTGTTCAAGTTTTTCAAAAGTTTAGTTTTATAATGCCTGAAGCTATTAATTTGAAAAGCTTGGATTAATTAATAAAAACGCTGCTTTGAATAAGCTGTGCTCGGCAAAGCAACCGAAAGCTGAACCCTTGGTAGTAAGGATTTGTAGGTTTCCTGAACAGTTGGAACACCAATTGCGAATTCCCTATTGAATTTATTTGCGACAGGTGATTCATGGCG encodes:
- a CDS encoding galactokinase; the encoded protein is MVDITQLQQAFHHTFSKSPRLFRAPGRVNLIGEHTDYNEGYVLPIALHFSTYVAGAARNDRLVRVHSLDFNEQGEFNLDNPQPPHPGNWLNYVEGVARSLEAEGNQLSGADLLIQSEVPIGGGLSSSAALEISTGFALLNLAGLPVNRLALAKAGQQAEHLYVGANVGLMDQLTSVFGHRNSALLIDCRSIEMMQIPLTYPGLSIVVCDTNVKHKLSASEYNTRRKECEQAVEILKVHLPSIQALRDVTLEDFERLKIHLPEPLQKRCRHVITENARTLAAAYSLRNSEIDVMGKLMFESHESLKNDYQVSCAELDLLVDTAANISGVFGARLTGGGFGGCTVNFVRNETIQLFRKTIETAYQKNFQLTPTLYVVETGNGVEEVEA
- the galE gene encoding UDP-glucose 4-epimerase GalE, with the protein product MRILVTGGAGYIGSVVTEELVKDGHDVVVYDSLYKGHRQAVVEGATFVHADLAERQTLCETLRANDVEAVIHMAADSLVGESVQNPAKYFRNNVTVGLALLDAMVECCVKKIVFSSTAATYGEPQKQPIEETDPTAPTNPYGESKLAFEKALHWYEKAYGIRYASLRYFNAAGATEHCGEHHDPETHLIPIILQAAQGTRAQVEIYGDDYPTRDGTCVRDYIHVVDLARAHILALNILGEHSAIYNLGCGGDGYSVKEVIEVARRVTDKDFLVHVDHRRAGDPAVLIASPDKIKRELGWKPAFQDLRLIIESAWKWKQNHPAGYTD
- a CDS encoding SDR family oxidoreductase; this translates as MEVESDVRFKDKVAIITGGSGGIGLATAKRFALEGARIVIADINQAHSEKAAKIIRDAGTTEILISLCNVANQNDVENTVRDTLNRFGQLDIIVNNAGLMVFKPIEELVLEDWLKVLNVDLLGAFFFIKQAFLTMKPGGAIVNVSSIHAVETDPLVAPYAAAKAALLSLTRSASLEGKPKGIRVTAVLPGAVDTPMLWNNPNVKSGEEQIISGDVGKPDDIAAVIAFLASADADFVQGAALRVDGGRLDRL
- a CDS encoding family 1 glycosylhydrolase, translating into MTPAFLFATGIENSTPTIHEGRVRMDEMEKCGHYQNWQRDFELVDEMGIHFLRYGPPLYRTFLGADRFDWSFADETFAALKRCDIVPIVDLCHFGVPDWIGNFQNPEFPELFASYCLAFARRFQWVQLYTPINEMFICATFSALYGWWNEQLTSDKAFVTALKHIVKANVLAMQEILKVRPDAIFIQSESSEYFHAENPAAIHFAELMNSRRFLSLDLNYGRRVDSEMYEYLMDHGMTREEYHFFLGRSLKQHCIMGNDYYVSNEHRVSSDGNTRTAGEVFGYDEITRQYYDRYRLPVMHTETNLNQGAAGDEAVNWLWKEWANVLRVRNNGVPVVGFTWYSLTDQVDWDSALRENQGQVNPLGLFDLDRNIRPVGKAYKQLIRDWREVLPTQSVCLRVPIVLPSEFKKRWAQKQKREARLHNISQSAEPRMSDYGG